A section of the Tamandua tetradactyla isolate mTamTet1 chromosome 4, mTamTet1.pri, whole genome shotgun sequence genome encodes:
- the LOC143679176 gene encoding olfactory receptor 8K5-like yields the protein MDQQNLTVYSEFILLGITRCPELQGPLFGVFLLIYMVTVVGNLGMIILTKVDSHLHTPMYFFIRHLAFIDLGNSTAICPKMMVNFIEEQNTISYYTCATQLAFFMMCIISELFLLSAMAYDRYVAICNPLLYHVIMTQRLCHILVGVPYLYSTFQSLMTTIKTFSWTFCSSNVISHFYCDEVPLLAMLCSNVQELEMLTITVAAFNLISSLLVILVSYVLILIAIIQISTTEGRKKAFSTCASHLTAVVVFYGTLLFMYVQPKSNHSADTDKMTSVFYTLIIPMLNPLIYSLRNKEVKSAFHKVFKNACNICI from the coding sequence ATGGATCAACAGAATCTGACAGTGTATTCTGAATTCATTCTACTGGGAATAACAAGGTGCCCAGAGTTGCAGGGTCCCCTTTTTGGGGTATTTCTCCTCATCTACATGGTCACAGTTGTGGGCAACCTTGGCATGATCATCCTGACTAAGGTGGACTCCCACCTCCACACTCCTATGTATTTCTTTATCAGACACTTGGCTTTCATTGATCTTGGCAATTCTACTGCCATTTGTCCCAAGATGATGGTAAATTTCATTGAGGAGCAAAATACTATTTCCTATTATACCTGTGCCACTCAGCTGGCTTTTTTCATGATGTGCATTATCAGTGAACTTTTCTTGCTGTCagccatggcctatgaccgctatgtagcCATCTGTAACCCTTTGCTTTACCATGTTATTATGACCCAGAGGCTTTGTCATATCCTTGTAGGTGTCCCCTACCTGTATAGCACCTTTCAGTCTTTGATGACCACCATtaagacattttcatggactttctGCAGCTCTAATGTCATTAGTCATTTCTATTGTGATGAAGTTCCTTTGTTAGCTATGTTGTGCTCAAATGTGCAAGAACTAGAGATGTTGACCATAACAGTTGCTGCATTTAATTtgatttcctcccttttggtcattcTAGTGTCCTATGTGCTGATTCTGATAGCCATAATTCAAATAAGTACTACTGAGGGGAGGAAAAAAGCTTTCTCTACATGTGCTTCTCATCTTACAGCAGTGGTGGTGTTCTATGGAACTCTACTATTTATGTATGTACAACCCAAATCTAATCATTCTGCTGATACTGATAAAATGACCTCTGTGTTTTATACTTTAATTATCCCCATGCTTAATCCTTTGATCTATAGTTTAAGGAACAAAGAGGTAAAAAGTGCCTTCCACAAAGTCTTTAAGAATGCATGCAACATTTGTATATGA